A region of the Motilibacter aurantiacus genome:
GAGCGCGCGGGCGAAGTCGTTGCCCGTGCCCATGGGGATCACGCCGAGCGGGGTCTCCCACTGCAGCAGGCCCGCGTCGACCAGGGCGTTCACCGCGACGTGCAGCGAGCCGTCGCCGCCGGCGATCACGGGGGTGCGCCCGCCGGCCTGCGCCAGGATGTCCCCCACGTCCGCGGCGTCGCCGCAGACGCCCTCGTCGACGTCGGCGGCCGAGCGGAGCACGGACTTCACCGCGACGACCGTGTCGCGTTGCGCCGAGCCCGCCCGGGCGTTCGTCACGAGCAGGAACGCGGGCCTGCCGGCATCCGCCACGAGCACACCCCTTCGTCGACTTCCGGTAACCTCGCTGGCCGTACGCGTCCCCCCAGCCGAGTAGGTGTACACGCCCGTGCCCGCGATCGTGGTGGTCGGCGCCCAGTGGGGCGACGAGGGGAAGGGCAAGGCCACCGACGTGCTCGGGGCCGACGTGGATTACGTCGTCCGCTACAACGGCGGCAACAACGCCGGGCACACGATCGTCATCGGCGAGGAGAAGTACGCCCTCCACCTGCTGCCCAGCGGGATCCTCACCCCGACCGTCGTGCCGGTCATCGGCAACGGCGTGGTCATCGACCTGTCGGTGATGTTCTCCGAGATCGACCTGCTGGAGAGCCGCGGTGTCGACACCTCGAAGCTGATCATCAGCGCCAACGCCCACGTCATCGCTCCGTACCACCGGACGATCGACAAGGTCAGCGAGCGGTTCCTGGGCAAGGCCAAGATCGGCACGACGGGGCGCGGGATCGGCCCGACGTACGCGGACAAGATGAACCGCCTCGGCGTCCGCGTGCAGGACCTCTTCGACGAGAAGATCCTCCGGCAGAAGATCGAGGGCTCGCTCGACCAGAAGAACAACCTGCTGGTCAAGGTGTTCAACCGGCGTGCGATCACCGTCGACGAGGTGGCCGAGGAGCTGCTGACCTACGTCGACCGGTTGCGCCCCTACGTGCGCGACACCGCGCTGCTGCTCAACAACGCGCTCGACGAGGGCAGGACCATGGTCCTCGAGGGTGGCCAGGCGACCCTGCTCGACGTCGACCACGGCACCTATCCGTTCGTCACGTCCTCGAACCCGACCGCAGGTGGCGCCTGCACCGGCTCCGGTGTGCCGCCGACGCGCATCGACCGGGTCGTCGCGGTCGTGAAGGCCTACACGACGCGCGTCGGCTCCGGCCCGTTCCCGACCGAGCTGCTCGACGCCGACGGTGAGCGGCTGCGCCGGGACGGCGGGGAGTTCGGCACGACCACGGGGCGCCCCCGGCGCTGCGGCTGGTACGACGCGGTGGTGGCACGGTTCGCCGCGCGGATCAACGGCACGACCGACTTCGTCCTGACCAAGCTCGACGTGCTGACCGGCTGGGAGCGCATCCCGGTCTGCGTCGCGTACGACGTCGACGGCGTGCGGCACGACGAGATGCCGATGACGCAGACCGACTTCCACCATGCGAAGCCCGTCTACGAGTACTTCCCGGGCTGGGACGAGGACATCACCGGCGCGAAGACGCTGGAGGACCTGCCGAAGAACGCGCAGGCCTACGTCACGGCCCTCGAGGAGATGTCCGGGGCACCGATGAGCGCGATCGGCGTCGGCCCCGGGCGGGACCAGACGATCGAGGTGCGCAGCCTGCTCCCGGGCTGATCGCGTGCGCCGGCTGCTGGCGGGCCTCGCGGTCCTCCTCGTGCTCCTGCTCGGTGCAGGGGCCGTCGCCCTGCTGCAGCCCGGGGCCGACGGCCCCGCCGGAAAGGCTCCCGGCGCCGGGGACGACGTGGTCGGGCCGGTGCTCCTCGTGCCCGGGTACGGCGGCTCCACCGCCTCGCTGCAGCCCCTGGCGGCGCGCCTGCGGGCGGCGGGGCGGGAGGCCACCGTGGTCGGGCTGCCGGGCGACGGGCGCGGGGACCTGCGCGAGGCCGCCCGCTCGCTGGACGCGGAGGTCTCCGCGGCGCTGGCCGGGGGCGCGCCCTCCGTCGACCTCGTGGGCTACTCGGCCGGGGGCGTGACGATCCGGCTCTGGGTACGCGACTCCGGCGGGGTGGCGAAGGCGCGGCGCATCGTCACGCTCGGGTCACCGCACCACGGCGCGCAGGTGGCCGCGCTCGGGGTGCTGCTGGGGGACGAGTCGGTGTGCCCGCTGGCCTGCCGGCAGCTGGCTCCCGGCTCCTCGGTGCTCACCGAGCTGGACGCGGGTGACGAGACCCCGGACGGCCCGCGCTGGGTGAGCCTCTGGTCGCGCTTCGACGACGTGGTGACCCCGGTGGAGTCGGCGCGCCTGGAGGGGGCCGTCGACGTCGCACTGCAGGACGTCTGCGCCGACAGCCGGGCCGACCACGGGGCGCTGCCGACCGACCCGCTGGCGACGGGCCTGGTCCTCGCCGCGCTCGGGCCCGGACTGGACGAGGTGCCCGAGGCGTCCCGGTGCGGCGAGCTCCGCGCTGCCGGGGGGCGCTGAGGCGTCGTCACGCGACCGCCCGGGCGGCCGGCACCGCGTAGGGCCGACGGTCACCCTCCTGGCCGCGGCAGACGCGCTCGACCTCCGCGAGCCCGGCCTGCTCCAGCAGGCGGGCGAGCTCGTCGACCGGCCAGCGGTACGCCTCGGCCACCCGGTGCGCGAACGGCTCGCACATCTCGCCCTCGAAGAGGCCGACGTCGCGGGCGCCTCCCGGAGCGAGCGTCCGCCGGATCCCCTGCAGGACCTTCCCGAGGCGATCGGGAGGCAGGTGGATCAGGGGAAAACCAGGCGAGCGCCCCGGCCAGCGAGCCGGGTGGGCAGCCAGGGGCGGTCAGGGGACCGAGGACGAACCGGCACGCCCGGATGGGACCGGCGTGCGTTCTCGACGAACTCGGGCACGAGGTCGATCCCGTTGAGCCGGGAGCCGGTACGGGCGAGGAAGGCGGTCAGGTGCCGTGGCCCACGGCCGAGGTCG
Encoded here:
- a CDS encoding adenylosuccinate synthase, producing MPAIVVVGAQWGDEGKGKATDVLGADVDYVVRYNGGNNAGHTIVIGEEKYALHLLPSGILTPTVVPVIGNGVVIDLSVMFSEIDLLESRGVDTSKLIISANAHVIAPYHRTIDKVSERFLGKAKIGTTGRGIGPTYADKMNRLGVRVQDLFDEKILRQKIEGSLDQKNNLLVKVFNRRAITVDEVAEELLTYVDRLRPYVRDTALLLNNALDEGRTMVLEGGQATLLDVDHGTYPFVTSSNPTAGGACTGSGVPPTRIDRVVAVVKAYTTRVGSGPFPTELLDADGERLRRDGGEFGTTTGRPRRCGWYDAVVARFAARINGTTDFVLTKLDVLTGWERIPVCVAYDVDGVRHDEMPMTQTDFHHAKPVYEYFPGWDEDITGAKTLEDLPKNAQAYVTALEEMSGAPMSAIGVGPGRDQTIEVRSLLPG
- a CDS encoding esterase/lipase family protein; translation: MRRLLAGLAVLLVLLLGAGAVALLQPGADGPAGKAPGAGDDVVGPVLLVPGYGGSTASLQPLAARLRAAGREATVVGLPGDGRGDLREAARSLDAEVSAALAGGAPSVDLVGYSAGGVTIRLWVRDSGGVAKARRIVTLGSPHHGAQVAALGVLLGDESVCPLACRQLAPGSSVLTELDAGDETPDGPRWVSLWSRFDDVVTPVESARLEGAVDVALQDVCADSRADHGALPTDPLATGLVLAALGPGLDEVPEASRCGELRAAGGR